The following coding sequences are from one Ornithodoros turicata isolate Travis chromosome 1, ASM3712646v1, whole genome shotgun sequence window:
- the LOC135392039 gene encoding uncharacterized protein LOC135392039: protein MQSFVHFPSYRKHVWSKHLNILQGGPSLPPTQPESGHDMTAPERNVDAPPDILQGESSLLPAEPGSGHDMPASESVDAPHDIISPDLAQGDSDAENQSIVQSDHDSSSAVGEPDHVKQFALLLLKWKESKGLPETTIDEIANDIICYVHGVTDDLTTKPVQQWAQILSSVGDGMEMLATKGGRTDYWTSCLPFVKPRTIALGTDERGKRRVFHYIPILEVLEKLLEVPDVYNNFYCPDREEGYLTTVFDGTAFRDHSYFKGDEDMICIQLYADEFEVCDPLGSKRMKHKLLGVYFSILNLPQRTRSSLSQIHLVLLVNDKCASKYGLDKVFAPLMEDIASLENDGITINGQTLKGTIFIVTGDNLSCHRLGGFKCSFSGGRICRFCLALRHEISSKHLEADFVLRTPESHLHHLNMLNTGIPTLSLYGVREPCPFNFTGFHPTEHMPPDIMHDIFEGVIPFVMIRVIEDLVSSGLFTLSHLNKCIEGYSYDVGDARNKPEKIAPDVLKGKKAMKGSASQIFCFFRHFALYVGDSVPSENSTWELYLLLRQIVELLVCRKLPTGYVPYLQRLIHFFCLDFQALFSHVKVPCKVHYLIHYPTYISKYGPLINLWAMRFESKHQYFKDLARKLHNFKNVTHTLAVRHQFHQAYILSEASKENSVFPAGSRPVLLEHVSEVVRSYVAHKCVTVTNISVLSSVRTGNITYRPGMTLSYSTSDDDLPKFMEICNIYSVDRDIVFEVRELLCVEFDRHFHVYVVTSTDRISVVNDTLMLRPEPLYVVRQGNRHVINSRSAIL from the coding sequence ATGCAGTCCTTTGTCCACTTCCCATCCTACAGAAAGCACGTTTGGAGCAAGCACCTCAACATCCTCCAGGGAGGGCCCAGTCTGCCTCCCACACAGCCTGAAAGTGGCCACGACATGACTGCTCCTGAAAGAAATGTGGATGCGCCCCCTGACATACTCCAGGGAGAAAGTAGTTTGCTTCCTGCAGAGCCTGGAAGTGGCCACGACATGCCTGCATCAGAAAGTGTGGACGCACCACATGACATCATTTCACCTGACCTAGCACAAGGAGACAGTGACGCAGAAAACCAAAGTATCGTCCAGAGTGATCACGACAGCAGCTCAGCCGTTGGAGAACCTGATCATGTGAAGCAATTTGCCCTGCTGCTACTGAAATGGAAAGAAAGCAAGGGCTTGCCAGAGACAACCATCGACGAAATTGCCAATGATATCATCTGCTACGTCCACGGCGTGACGGATGACCTAACAACAAAACCAGTACAACAGTGGGCACAAATTTTGTCATCTGTTGGTGATGGCATGGAGATGCTGGCTACAAAGGGAGGCCGCACAGATTATTGGACATCCTGCCTGCCATTTGTGAAGCCTCGCACCATAGCACTTGGAACCGACGAACGTGGAAAACGAAGAGTATTCCACTACATTCCAATACTTGAGGTTTTAGAAAAACTGCTGGAGGTCCCTGATGTGTACAATAATTTCTACTGCCCAGACAGGGAAGAAGGCTACCTCACAACAGTTTTTGATGGGACTGCATTTCGTGATCACTCTTACTTCAAGGGAGATGAAGATATGATTTGCATACAATTGTATGCTGACGAATTTGAGGTGTGTGACCCGTTAGGAAGCAAGAGGATGAAGCATAAGCTCCTCGGTGTCTATTTCTCAATTCTGAACCTTCCACAAAGGACAAGGTCTTCTCTCTCACAGATTCACTTGGTGCTACTTGTGAACGACAAGTGTGCTTCCAAATATGGTCTTGACAAGGTGTTTGCCCCTCTTATGGAGGACATTGCGTCACTGGAGAATGATGGAATAACCATAAACGGACAGACACTAAAGGGAACCATCTTCATAGTGACAGGTGACAACTTGTCCTGCCACCGCCTTGGTGGCTTTAAGTGTAGCTTCAGTGGTGGGAGAATATGCCGGTTTTGTTTAGCACTGCGGCACGAAATCAGCAGTAAGCACTTGGAGGCAGATTTTGTGCTTCGAACTCCAGAAAGCCATCTGCATCATCTGAACATGCTCAACACTGGCATACCCACTTTGTCGTTGTATGGTGTTCGGGAACCGTGTCCTTTCAACTTCACCGGGTTTCACCCAACTGAACATATGCCCCCTGACATCATGCACGATATCTTTGAAGGTGTGATCCCATTCGTGATGATCCGCGTCATTGAAGACCTCGTTTCCAGCGGGTTGTTTACACTAAGTCATCTCAACAAGTGCATAGAAGGCTACAGCTATGACGTTGGTGACGCCAGGAATAAGCCCGAGAAGATCGCACCTGATGTTctcaaaggaaaaaaagcaaTGAAGGGCAGTGCGTCACaaatattttgtttctttcgacACTTTGCATTGTACGTCGGTGACTCTGTACCATCCGAAAATAGCACATGGGAACTCTATCTTCTATTGCGTCAGATAGTGGAGCTCCTTGTTTGCAGGAAGCTACCGACTGGTTATGTGCCGTACCTGCAACGCCTCATTCATTTCTTCTGCCTAGATTTTCAAGCCCTGTTTTCACATGTTAAGGTGCCATGTAAGGTACATTACTTGATCCACTACCCAACGTACATTTCTAAATATGGCCCATTAATTAACCTCTGGGCAATGCGTTTCGAGTCGAAACATCAGTATTTCAAAGACCTGGCACGCAAACTCCATAACTTCAAAAATGTCACCCACACCCTCGCAGTCAGGCATCAGTTCCATCAGGCTTACATCCTGTCCGAAGCCTCGAAGGAGAACTCTGTTTTCCCTGCAGGAAGCCGTCCAGTTTTGCTGGAGCACGTCTCGGAAGTGGTCAGGTCTTACGTGGCCCACAAGTGTGTTACTGTTACGAACATCTCTGTGTTGAGTTCTGTAAGAACTGGCAACATCACTTACAGACCTGGGATGACACTGTCGTACAGTACTAGTGATGACGACCTACCCAAATTCATGGAAATCTGCAACATCTACTCTGTGGACAGGGACATAGTCTTTGAAGTGCGTGAGCTGCTGTGCGTGGAGTTTGACAGGCACTTTCATGTTTATGTCGTAACTTCGACCGACAGGATCTCCGTTGTGAATGACACTTTAATGCTCAGACCGGAGCCTTTGTATGTCGTACGACAGGGAAACAGGCATGTAATTAATAGCCGCAGTGCTATACTGTAG
- the LOC135374346 gene encoding kunitz-type serine protease inhibitor 2-like — protein MKAILVIALIVCLVAESYAAIPLRQACLLPPETGLCKARIPRYHYSRAAGTCREFIYGGCGGNANNFRSLRECLAACSGTRG, from the exons ATGAAGGCTATCCTGGTGATCGCTCTGATCGTTTGCCTCGTTGCAG AATCATACGCGGCAATTCCACTACGGCAAGCCTGCCTGCTTCCACCAGAGACTGGACTGTGTAAGGCTCGCATCCCGAGGTACCACTACAGTCGGGCTGCTGGCACTTGCCGAGAGTTCATATACGGTGGTTGTGGTGGCAACGCAAACAACTTCAGGTCACTCAGGGAGTGTTTGGCTGCTTGTTCAG GCACCAGAGGTTGA